Genomic segment of Deltaproteobacteria bacterium:
TCGCGGCGAAGGCCCGCAGCTTGCTGCGGGGAGCTTCATTTTTCCAAGAATTACACCGATCAAACAAGGTGAATATCTTTGCTTTTGACTTCAATGCCTTAAGCCCAGTGAAAGCAGAGTCAGCGGCCCAAGAATTGGATAATAAAGTTCCGCTATTGGGAAAAGGAATACTCATTTGGCGGCACTAAAAGTAACATTGACATGACTGAATGAAGGATTTCATTTCTGCCCTTCACAAGTAGTTGCTCTCACAACAGTATGTGCTTTACAATAGCTCTTCTATTTCTTGATCAAGCTGTGTTGACGGAGGTACTCACGGGCAACTTCCCTTGGTTCCATCTTCTCGATATCAACCCTGGCGTTTAGTCCCTGCCAGGCTTTTTGGCACTTGGCCACGATTTCTGAAGCAGCACGTTTGCCTCCTCCGGGAAACGTAGCTACCAGCTTATTGAGAATATCTGTAATCTCGGGATACTTATCGAGAGCCTCCTTACGGACATAAGGACTCAAATCATAGGGCGGGAAGAAAGACTTGTCGTCTGAGTACACATGCCAGCCATGTTTGGGGATGGAAGCATCTGTACCAAAGACCATTGCGACATGCGTCTTGTGTCGTTTCAAAGCGATCAGTGAAGTTCCAGGCGTTCCGGTCCTGAGCGTGCTCTTGGCCATTTTGAAATCGTAGAACTTCTCCAGAGCAGACAGCCCGTCTGGGCGAACTGAGAATTCGAAATCGACAAAGGTTTCGATCTTTCCTTCCCTGGTTCGATAAAGCCTTGCCAAATCGGATAGCGTCTTCAATTTGTGTTTTGCGGCGAATTCAGGCCAGGATGCAAGAGCATAGGTGTTGTTGTTCCAGATCGGACCTAGCCAGATGAAATGATTGCTCTGCTCTTCCTCTTTTACAAGCTGATAAAGTTGGTTATTACCAGTGCCCGGCAAGTATTTGTGCTTAAGGTGAACCATCGAGGCTGTCCCTATATAGTCAGCACAGATATCGATGTCGCCGGATTCCATTCCGGCTCTGAGGGCCATGGAAGTAAGATCCGATTTCAAGTCAACCTTGAAGCCGCGATCCTCCAACATCTGTTTGATTAGTTGACCGACAATATACTGCTCTGTAAAGTTTTTGTTTCCGACGGTTATTCTCTTTTCAGCCGCCTGGACGTCTATCGTTGTCATGATGATGAGTGTGATCGTCAAGAACCGGGCGACGATGTTCATGTGTAGACGGTGCATCTTCTTACCTCCTTAGGGCTCGCGCATAGTGGATAGAGCATAGCGCATGAATACCAAAGTTTGCTTTTTACTCTCTGCTCTAGCGCTAGGGTACTTTGAGCCCCAGGGGGGTCATCCACCCCTCCACTCGTTCCAAAAGAAAACCCAGCGTAATAGCCATGGCTGCAGTCGGCGCTGCCCCCTGAAGGATGATCAAAGCTTCACGGGCAAATACGCCAGTCAATGTAATTTTGCCCAAACCTGCCCCGCCGACAAGAACAGCGAGTTCCGCAGTGCCCACCGTGATAACGGTGGAGATTCTGATCCCAGCCATGATGACGGGTCTTGCCAAGGGCAACTCTATCTTCCGGGCAATTTGCATTCTGGTCAGTCCCATTCCCCTGGCAGCTTCTATTACCGCTGGATCGATCGTCTTGATACTCGCATAGGAATTCCGTAGGATGGGAAGGAGTCCATAGATGACCAATGCCACAATTGCTGACTGAAGGCCAAAACCCAGAAGTGGAGCCATAATAGCAATGACAGCCAGGCTCGGTACCGTCTGACCCACACTTGCTCCGCCAATCACGGGTAGCGCGAGTTTCTCAAGACCTGCTCGGGTGACCACGATTCCCAGGGGCACACCGATCGCAGTGGCTATGACGACTGCTATCAATACCATCTTGAAATGAGCCCATGCGCAATAGAGTAAATCATCGTACGTGAAGGTGCTGTAGATCCCTATCTTGCCCAGACTAGTAATCCAAATAGTCGCTCCGACAAGAAGCGTAAGAAGGACAACCAGAATCACCTGATGTCTCATTGAGATGCTTCTCTCTGAAGCGCAGTCCGCCCCAAGCGAACGGAGGCCTTCCGAGCAGCTTCCCTCAGTGCCTCCTGGATTGCCTGAAACGTTAAGACGCCCTCTAATCTGTCATGTTGATCGACTATAGCCAGCACATTGAGCCCGCTCGTTAACATTAAGGAAAGGGCTTCACTCAAGACAGCATTTCTGGTGGCGCTGATTGCCGAAGTACTCATGATTTCTCTTACCTTCTGGCCCCTTTCCAAATCTGAGGAGACCACCCATCCTGTAAACCTTCCCTCATTGTCAATAACCGCCAGCCAATCGATTCCCTCTCGCTCCATCCGATCTCGAACGGCTTTTACTTCCTCGTCGGGTTTTGCCGTACGCGGTGACCTCCACATGACTTCCTTTGTGCGGATCAGTTGCAAACCTTTAAGGCCCCGATCGGCGCCAACAAAGTCCGCTACAAACTCATCTTTCGGCCCATAAAGTAGCTCGGCAGGTGGAGCGTATTGCACCAGTCGCCCTGCTTTCATCAAGGCTATCTTGTCCCCCATCTTGATCGCCTCATGAATATCGTGGGTCACAAATATGATGGTCTTTTGCAACTCCTCCTGTATCTTCAAGAACTCATTCTGCAAGTCCACTCTGGTTATCGGATCGATGGCTCCAAAAGGCTCATCCATTAACAGGATAGGGGGGTCCCCTCCAAATGCTCGGGCTACACCTACCCGCTGGCGCTGGCCACCAGAAAGCTCGCGCGGATATTTGTCTATAAAACCATCAGGCGTCAATCTCAAAAGCTCTAGAAGCTCCTTGGCCCGCTTCCTGCGCTTGGCTTTCGGCCAGCCTTTTAGCGCCGGGACCGTCGCTATGTTCTCACCTATAGTCATGTGAGGAAAAAGCCCTATCTCCTGAATGGCATACCCTATGTTTCTTCGAAGTTCGTTCTCATCTATGCTGGTATTGTCCGTTCCATCAATATATATTCTTCCACTGGTAGGGAAAATCAGCCGGTTGATCATTTTCATTGTTGTGGTCTTGCCACATCCTGAAGGACCCAGCAGCACGCACAGCTTCCCCCGGTCGACCTCAAAGCTCACCTCCCTTACCGCTTCTGTGCCATCAGGATAGATCTTGGTCACTTTCTCCAGTCTGATCATTTTCGCACTATCCTCCTAAGGGCTTGGTCAAGAATAATTTGGTAGAATTTGCGCCCAAATTTGCCATAAATTTGGGCGATCTGATTGAGCAAAACCGCAGTAATAGCAGGCTATTTCGAGGATTTTGCGAATGAAGATCGACCAAAGATATGGTGAAGTTGGGATGCGAAAATGGCAACTTATTTTTGACCAAGCCCTAAGCCCTTGGGCGTAACCCAGCGTTCCAACAGGGCCATAAGCCCGTCGACTAGCAAAGCAAGTACAGAAACAGAGACGCCTCCTGTAATGATTAAATCCATTCGAGCGTTTCTTAATCCCCGAAATATGGGCACTCCAAGCCCACCGGCGCCGATCAAAGCTGCAATTGCCGCAATACCGATAATGAGCACCATGGCGTTTCTCAACCCAGCCATAATCACGGGGAAAGCAAGGGGGAGATTGATCTTGAAAAGAAGTTGCGTTTCGCTCATCCCCATGCCCCTGCCGGCCTCGATCATCGCTGGATCAACCTGGCGGATCGCAGTGCAAGTATTGCGTATGATAGGTAACTGGCCGTAAACAATCAGAGTAATGACTGCAGGAAGGAAACCGATGGCGCTCAATCCTATGCGGCTCAAAAGGACCATTAGCAGCCCAAAAAGGGCGAGGCTGGGGACTGTCATCATGATTTCCGCAAGATAGAGCGCCGCCTCTGCCATATGTTCTCTACCTTTTGCTGATATGAAGATCCCTAACGTTATGCCGAGGACGGCTCCTATTCCAATGGCAACAAGACTTATGCACAGGTGATCAACCATCCACCCTGTCACCATTTCAGGATGTTGAATGACAAATTGATAGGCGTCTAACATACACGCTTACCTTCAGCCGGTTCCCGGAGGCCCAGCCCAAAAAATGTATTGCCCCGCAGGTCTCCTCGTGCTAAAAGACATTTTCTTAAATGAAAGTCATAGTCTATCAGACAAACCCTGCCCTGTTGGACCTTCAGGCCAACCTGGACGAAGTAGTCACGAAAATTCACGAGGGGAGCGAAAAAGGCGCCCAGTTGATCGTTTTTCCGGAATTGAGCCTGACCGGATATTTTGTGGGACAGCAATACCATGACGTCTCGCTCAGACTCGATTCTGAGGAAATCAGACGATTGGCCTCCGCCACAAAAGGCACGGCTGCCGTTGTGGGCTTTATTGAAGAATCCCCATCCATGAATTTCTACAACTCCGCTCTAGTGGCAGTTGATGGACAAATACTCTTCGCCTATCGAAAACTGAACCTTCCTAACTATGGCGTCTTTGAAGAACGGAAATACTTCTCTCCTGGAAAACACATCCCTGTCTTTCGCCTCCATGGCTTTTCTATCGCTGTCTTCATCTGCAATGACGTCTGGCATCCGTCACTGCCCTACCTGGGGGTTTGCCAAAAAGCTGATGTTTTTGTCACAATCATCAACTCCTGTAAGGGATCCATGGGACCGGAGTTTTCCAATATTGAAACCTGGCAGGTTATTAACAGGTTCTATTCACAAGTCTTCGGTGTGTACAATATCTGCGCGAACCGCGTAGGACAAGAAGATTTTGATGAAAGACCAAGTGTTTCGGATGTGCCTGAGCCCAAAGAAGGGGAGACGCTAAATGCCGATCAATACTCTGGCCCCTCAACCTATCTGTTCTGGGGCGGTAGCGAGATCATCGGTCCTTTTGGTGAGTCCATTGTCAAGGCGGCTCTATATGAACCGGATGAGATACTTGCTGAGCTCTCCAGGGATCTTCTGAGAAAGAAAAAAATTCTCCTTCCGTACTTGAGAAATGATGATCCCTATTTCACCCATCGAGAACTCCGGCAGATTCTCTATCGAAAACCTTCACACGACATAGTATGAATTCTTGATCTGCGTAGCCTCGAAATCGGAGCCTCAATGGAGTAGTGAGATCAAAAAAAGCAAAAAGTGTAAGTTCTCAATAAGCTTCATCCCCCGGCGCTTATGGCAACCGCGTTGCCCGGACTTTTTGAGAAATTACCAAAAGGTACCGTAAGTTCTTGATGTTATTGGTAGGCGGTCGCGGATTCGAACCGCGGACTTCCACCGTGTGAGGATGGCACTCTCACCGCTGAGTTAACCGCCCATAGACCTTGTCGAAGAGACTACCCGTTACATAAAGGCTGGAAGGTCCAAAGTCAAGGTTTTTTGGTGATAATCCAGCCCTTATTCACCCTAACGTTCCCTCGTTCATGCATTTTCTGAGCTCTTCCATTTCACGGGCGCTCAGGGTCCGGTAGGTTCCGGACTTTAAGTTCCCCAACCGGATCGGACCATATCGGATCCGCTTTAGTTTCATTACACGATGCCCGACAACGGCGCACATGCGCCGAACCTGCCGGTTTCTTCCTTCCCTTATAGTGATCTCAAGCCAGGTGTTTGTGCCGGTCGTACCCGTTATCCTTACCTGGGCAGGAGCGGTGCGCCGGCCATCCAACACAATGCCGGACCGTAGGCGCGCCAAGGCCTCGCGAGCAGGCAGACCTTTGACCTTGGTCCGATAGGTCTTGGAGATGCCGTACCGGGGATGTTGAAGTTGGTGGGCCAGTTCTCCGTCGTTTGTCAGGATAAGGAGCCCTTCCGTATGATAATCAAGCCGCCCGACCGGAAAGAGACGTGTCTTGATCTTCTTGACAAGGTCGGCTGTTGTCGGACGGCCTCTGGGATCACTGGACGTGGTCAACACCCGTTTCGGCTTGTTGAGTACGATAGTGACCTTTGGCTCAGAGCCGCGGACAGGGCGGTTGTCCACACGTATGACATCCTGCCCACAAACGACCTGGGCGCCGAGCCTGCGAACAACCCTGCCATTAACCTTAACGCGGCCCTCACGGATCAGCTTTTCAGCCTCGCGCCTGGAGGCGATGCCGGCTCGAGCCAGGACTACGTGGAGTCGTTCGGCCATGCTTCCCCCAGATCCCGCAGGTCCTTCAGCGACGGCAGATCGCCGAGATCTTTCAGGTCAAACAGCTCCAGGAAGCGCTTGTTGGTGCCATAAACCATGGGCCGGCCCGGCAGGTCTTTGCGGCCCAACACACGAATGATCCCCCATTCAAGGAGGGTCCGCAGTATTCCACCGCAATCGACCCCCCTTAAGTGCTCTATATCGCTTCGAAGCACAGGTTGTTTATATGCAATAATGGCAACGGTTTCCATGGCTGCACGGCTCAAGCGGGCAGGTCTTGTCTGCTTGAGCCGCCTGGTCCAATTCCGGTATTCAGGACGGGTGCGAAACTGGTATCCACCGGCAACCTCGCTCAAGAAAAACCCGCGTTTCTCGGACTCGTACTCTTCGGCCAGGCTGGCGAGGGCGCTGCGTATGGTTTTGCGGTCTTCGACCTCCAGAATCGATTTGATCTTGTCAACGCTAAGGGGAGATTCAGCTACAAAGAGCAAGCTTTCAATAATGGCCTTCAGGTTATCCATTGAAAATCCTAATAATCCCTGATGTTACATGCTGCATTATCCGTATCACCTGGGTTCTTGCCATCTCCAGGACAGCCAGGAAAGTGACAATGATCTGGCCCTTGGCGGCCTGTTTTTCAAAAAGCTCTTCAAACGTAACAGAGCCTTTTTGCTCCAGGATGTCTGCAATCTCCAATATTCTGCTCTTGACCGAAATAGTGTCCGCCGTAATGTTCAGGAAATGCTCCGGAGATACCCGCTTGATGATTCTCTGAAAGGCGTCCATGAGTTCAAAGAGGCTAATCTGCACAAAATCGCGGGGTTCTTCCCCGGTAGATTCAGCGATCTCGTCGGTTCCACGGATGAAGACATCCCAGCCGAGTCGATCCCGGTGTGCCAGATCTTCTGCAGCATATTTCAATTGCAGGTACTCCTCCAAAGGCCTTACAATCTCCATGCGGGGATCTTCTTCGTCCTCTTGTTCCTCCTGGGTGGGCAAGAGCATGCGGGATTTGATGTGGGCCAGGGTGGCTGCCATAACGAGAAAATTCCCGGCCACGTCTATATTCATTACTCTCATCAACTTGATGTATTCCAGGTACTGCTCGGCAATCAAGGCAATGGGAATGTCATAAAGATCCACTTCGTTCTTTCTCACAAGATGCACGAGAAGATCCATTGGACCATCAAAGAGATCTCCAAGATGTATGTGATACGTTGTGTGGCCTTGTACCTGTTCTGTCATAGGAATAGAAAATGCCTAACGTGCCTAAAATGCGCTAAAATGCCTAAAATTGAATAAACTCAGGAATCAGATTAGTGTTTTCGCTATTTTGTGCTTTCGTGGTAAGCCGTCAAATCTTCACTGCTGCCCGGACCTCTTCCATGGTCCGGCGGGCCACTGCCCGTGCCTTCTGATTTCCATCTTCGATAATGGCCCGAACCGTATCCGGCCGGGTTTCATAAAAGGATCGTTTCTCGCGGATAGGATCGAGGGCCTTGACGAGATTTGCCGCCATCATTTTCTTGCACTCCACACAACCGATTTTGGCCTCCCGGCATTCCGCATCGATGCCTTCAGCAGTCTCACGGTCAGAGTAGAGCTGATGAAAGCTAAAGACATTGCAGATGTCAGGGTTTCCAGGGTCGGCCCGGCGTGCCCGCTGGGGGTCTGTAATCATCTGCCCGACCTTGTTCCGGATCTCTTCCGGCGAATCTGAGAGAAAAATGGCGTTATTATAACTCTTGCTCATCTTGCGACGATCCATGCCAAGAATCTTGGAAGACTCCGTCAAGATGGTTTCCGGAATGGGAAAGACATCGCCGTAGAAGTGATTGAACCGCCGCGCAATTTCGCGGGTGAGTTCCACATGAGGCGCCTGATCTATGCCCACAGGCACACCGTTGGCCTTGTACATGATAATGTCGGCTGCTTGCAGCACAGGGTAACCCAGGAATCCGAAGTTTGAAAGATCCCTGTTCTTTAACTCGGCGATCTGCTCCTTGTAGGTCGGATTCCGCTCCAGCCACGGCAATGGCGTAATCATGGACAGAATCAAGAAGAGCTCCGCATGTTCTTTTACGTATGACTGAACAAAGAGTGTGCACTTTTCAGGGGAAAGACCCACACTCAGCCAGTCCAGAAAGACATCCAGAATATGGCCCTGGATTGGTTCCGTGGCGTCATAGTCAGTTGTCAATGCGTGCCAGTCTGCAATGAAAAAGAAACACTCATACTTGTCTTGCATCTCTTTCCAGTTTGCCAGGGCCCCGTGCAGGTTTCCCAGATGCAGTGGTCCCGTGGGGCGCATACCGCTTAAAATCCGTTTCTTAGCCATTCTTTACAGTCTCCGTCTGTAGCTTCTGAAAAAACTCGAGTCCGCCGACCGTGGATTGAAATCACTTTTTTATATTATTAGCCATTCTATGCCAAGGGAAAAAATTATGTGAACTAGTTCAGGATAACCGTTTCTATCTGTTCTACAACCTCGAAATGTCTATCTCTTGTCAGTAGGGTGCCCCCGATTCCCATGCAGGATGCTGCGATCCATACATCATTGATCGGTATTTTGGTTCCCTTTTTCTGTAATGACAAAAATACAATGGCGTATTTTCTGGCAACATCCGCATCCACGTCAATGATTTCGACTCTCAGACGTTTGATGAACTGCTTCAATTTTCGTTCGTTGAATTGCTGCTGACTCCCTTTCATAAACCCGAAATTGAGTTCTCCGATAACCACGGAAGGCAAATACAGGTCTTCGCCATGGGTGGCCAAGAAATCCACTGTTTCAGGCAACCCCTCGGCATAGTCACTGTAGATATTCGTATCCAGTACAAGTTTCAATCCCAATCCCCTTCATTGATCTGGTTAAAGATTTCGGTTGCTTTTCTCAGTTCTTCGGCTGCATCATGCGAGAGCCATCCTGCAAGTTCCCGGATCATCTTTTCACGGTCTTTCACCAGGCCCAATTTTTCATCAACCGCCTCTAAAATGTATGCAGACTTCGTTTTCCCCTCTCTCGTGGCCGCCTTCTTGATCATTGTTTCTTTTTTGGGGGGTATTCTTAAACTTAAAGGCATAGGGCAAACCCTCCTTGTATCGCAATTTGAGCAAGTGTATCTCGACATTGTGACGGAGTCAATGTAAAAAAGGGGGCAGAATGTCCTGGCCCAACCGAAAAAAACAATGGAATGGAGATTGTTCTTCCATCAGATAGATCGACGCTCAGGGCATCATCTGTAATCAAGACACTCTCAGCTACATGGTTTAGCCATGAAGCACCAAAGGCAGGGTCAAAAGGCCCTGCCTTTGGTGTCTTTAGAGATGTTGCGCAGAACAAAATAGAAGATATGGTGTCAGATCTAGATTATTGACAACCCGCAATGCTTCGCAACCCGAGGCAGGCGGGTCCCCCTTTTTCAAAGGGCGAAGCTGTTGGAATGCCAGGCGTTATTGAGAAGTTACGTTGAGAGTTGTCAGGAATGTGGATTCCGCTGTCACGACCCGCCCAGGAACATCCTCAGAAAAAACTTCATGACAGGGATCAGAAGCCAGTCCAAGGAATGGGTGAAAAGCAAGAAGAGAACAATGAGAATTCCGAAACGTTCCAGCTTTGCCAGTTGAGCAGCCCTGGCGGGCGGAAGAAGGCCCGCCAGGACCCTGCCGCCGTCAAGGGGCGGCACTGGAATCATGTTGAATATGGCAAGGATAACATTGATGACCACACTGTATTCGAGCATTCCCAGCAGATCAGAAAAAACGCCTGAGAAAAACCAGTTCTGCCACCATGGGCCAAGATGAACCAGCCACCTCAGCAGCGTGCCGCTCAGAAAGGCAAGCAGGATGTTCGATACAGGGCCGGCCGCGGCCACCAGGATCATGTCACGCTGACGGTTGGATAGATTGTTGAAATTCACGGGAACCGGCTTTGCATAACCGAAAATGATGGGCGACTTGAAAAAGAAGAGCATCAAAGGGAGGATAAAAGAGCCCATGGGGTCAAGATGCTTGATTGGATTCAAGGTCAGCCTGCCAGCCCATTTTGCCGTGCGGTCTCCCAATCGAAAGGCCACCCAGCCATGGGAGACTTCATGGATCGTGACAGCAAAAAGCAGTGGCACGATCATGATGACTAATCTATTGAGGTCAAAATTATGAAACATGTCAACAACTATCGACTCGCAAAACGTCCGCAAACAGACGGCACAGCAAAAAGCTCCAGATGCAAGGCGCGCGAAGCTTGAGGAGTGCGATCCGCCTGAGGCGGATCGCAATGACGATCAGCCTTCGCTGAAGCTTCGGCCCGACAGGGAAGCTGAAGCGCAACGCCGCAGATGGACTTTTTGCGAAGCCGTCAAGAATCGCTCCGCGACCTTATGACGAACCTTACCTCGTCTTCCCGGGTCTTGACCTGGCCGTTCAGACGCGCATCAAGGAGGCTGTCTAAGATCTTGCGATAGACGGGACCCGGTTGAATGCCCATTTCTTTTAAATCATTGCCTTTCAGCACAGTAGCTACAGATCTCAGCCTGGTAAAGTAATTGGAGATAGCCCTTCTTACCGCTTCAGCGGCAGCGCCTGCCATCATGTAGAGCAAGATCTCGGTGCGAAAAGGGCAGAGCCTTCTGTAAAGAACGCTGTTTTTGAAACCTTTTTGAGATTCCATCCATTTCAGACAGATATCTGCCTTGATTTTTTCATGAACAAAAACCTTCTGGTAGCGCTGGGTCAGTTCAAGTCGCTCACAGAGCTCCTCCAAGATCTTTTGATCAAAAGATCTTGCAAGGGCCAGCAAATAGACCATCCACTTTCTACAGGAGTCTTCCAGGAAAAGCAAATTATGCCATGCAAGGATCTTCTCAACAGAATTGAGAAAATTCTCAAGCGTGGAGTCATAAACGATTTCCGGATGAATTACTTTTAGGAGTTTGTATTCGTTCAGTCGCCGCAAGGCCATGAGAGGTTTTTCTTCCTCCAGGATCTGACGCAGTTCGGAAAAGAGCCGACTACCGCTCAACTCCTTGAAAAAATCCATTCTCACCGCATTTTCAATCAAACCTGAAGTCAATTTTCCTATCTTGAAACCAAATCTCTGCTCAAATCGAATTGCGCGGAAGACCCTGGTTGGGTCCTCAACAAAACTGAGGTTATGAAGCACCCTGATCACTTTCCGCTTAAGGTCTTTCTGGCTTGAAAAAAAATCGATCAGAGTGCCGAATCCGTCCGGATTAAGCCTTATCGCAAGCGTATTGACCGTAAAATCCCTTCGATACAAATCCAGTTTTATGGATCCTCTTTCCACCGTCGGAAGGGCGCCTGGAGACTTGTAGTACTCCAGCCTGGCCGTGGCCACATCAATCTTCCGGCCGTTGGCAAGGATGACCACAGCGGTCCTGAACTTCTCGTGAGCCCGGACACGGCCGCCAAGAGAAGCAGCCAGGGATTTGGCAAACTCTATGCCGTCGCCTTCAATGACAACGTCAATATCAAGATTCTGCTGGTACAGCAGGAGGTCCCGCACAAAACCGCCCACGGCGTAAGCGTTGTACCCAAGGGTATCGGCAACATTTCCAATAGCCCTCAGGTGGTCAACGATCTCTTCAGGAAGACGCTCCGTAAGAAATTTGACCACGCTCCTCTTGCGCGCACCAGGCCCACTTTGCTTGCTGTCTACGGTGAATTCAGGAATGCGCGCAGGCTCGCCTACCAGGATATTCAGCAGGTCAGTTCTTGTAATAACGCCTGTCACCCGGCCTTCTTCCAAGACTGAGAGCAAACGTTGTTTGTTTCCTATGATTTTTTCCTGAATCTCCGACAGCGTGGCCTCGGGCCTTACGCTGTTGATCTCCGTAGTCATGTATTCACGGACCTGAACATGGCCGAGTTTGTGAT
This window contains:
- a CDS encoding CBS domain-containing protein, which encodes MTVITTHINADFDAFASMLAAKKLYPEALVVFPGSQERNLRDFFVKSMVYMYNIVKIKDVDLDAVDRLVLVDTKQASRIGKFAGIVNRPGLEIHIYDHHPAMPDDLPGTVEVTEMTGATVTIITKLLREKEIRLTPEEATIMALGLYEDTGSFTFSSTTEDDYHAAAYLLSQGANLNLISDIITREISPEQVNLLNEMIQGATHHTIGGVDVVITSVSSESYVADLALLVHKFRDMEGLDVVFALASMENRVYMVARSRLPEVDVGEIAMAFGGGGHPSAASATIKGQTLIQVEQRLFGALSQFINPRRSARDLMSSPAIHVDPSVRLAEANELLTRYNVNVLVVLESGRLVGIISRQVIEKGIHHKLGHVQVREYMTTEINSVRPEATLSEIQEKIIGNKQRLLSVLEEGRVTGVITRTDLLNILVGEPARIPEFTVDSKQSGPGARKRSVVKFLTERLPEEIVDHLRAIGNVADTLGYNAYAVGGFVRDLLLYQQNLDIDVVIEGDGIEFAKSLAASLGGRVRAHEKFRTAVVILANGRKIDVATARLEYYKSPGALPTVERGSIKLDLYRRDFTVNTLAIRLNPDGFGTLIDFFSSQKDLKRKVIRVLHNLSFVEDPTRVFRAIRFEQRFGFKIGKLTSGLIENAVRMDFFKELSGSRLFSELRQILEEEKPLMALRRLNEYKLLKVIHPEIVYDSTLENFLNSVEKILAWHNLLFLEDSCRKWMVYLLALARSFDQKILEELCERLELTQRYQKVFVHEKIKADICLKWMESQKGFKNSVLYRRLCPFRTEILLYMMAGAAAEAVRRAISNYFTRLRSVATVLKGNDLKEMGIQPGPVYRKILDSLLDARLNGQVKTREDEVRFVIRSRSDS
- a CDS encoding site-2 protease family protein, whose amino-acid sequence is MFHNFDLNRLVIMIVPLLFAVTIHEVSHGWVAFRLGDRTAKWAGRLTLNPIKHLDPMGSFILPLMLFFFKSPIIFGYAKPVPVNFNNLSNRQRDMILVAAAGPVSNILLAFLSGTLLRWLVHLGPWWQNWFFSGVFSDLLGMLEYSVVINVILAIFNMIPVPPLDGGRVLAGLLPPARAAQLAKLERFGILIVLFLLFTHSLDWLLIPVMKFFLRMFLGGS